The Gemmatimonadaceae bacterium DNA segment CGACCTGCTGCAGCGCGCTCACGACCTGCGCGCCGATGGCGATCGGATCCACGCAATCCTGCGGAATGGCGGCGTGACCGCCCCGCCCGATGATGTGGCACTGAAAGTTGTCGGGGGCCGCCATCGCCGGCCCGCTGATGATGCCGATCTTGCCGGTCTCGAGCGACGCCCAGAGATGAAGCCCGATCACCTGCTCCACCCCCGTCATCACGCCCGCCTGCACGAGCTCTTCGGCGCCACCGGGCGCGAGCTCTTCGGCGTGCTGGAAGATGAAGCGCACCTCGCCCTGCAGTGCGTCGCGATGCCGCGCGAGCAGCGTGGCGAGCCCCAGCACAATCGCAGTATGTCCGTCGTGCCCGCAGGCGTGCATCGCGCCGTCGCGGGTCGAGCGATAGCTGACGTCGTTCTCTTCAAGAATCGGCAGCGCGTCGATGTCGGCGCGCACCGCCACCGTGGGGCCCGGCCGCCCCGTGGCGAGCACTGCGAGGACACTCGTCGCTGTGGGACGGGTCACGATCAGCCCGGGGATCGCGGAGAGCGTCTCGGCGATGAACCGGGACGTCTCGACCTCGTGGAACGCCACCTCGGGGTGCATGTGGAGGTGACGGCGCCAGGCAACGACCTGCTCGAGCAGGCCGTCGATTTCGGCAAGCGGCGTGACGGGGTGGGCGCTGGTGGTCATGCGAAAGGCGGTGAACAGGGAACCGACCGGGTGTAACCGGTTCGGCCGCGGATGCGTAAGTTCCAGTATGCCGCTTCTGCAAACTAACGCCGCGGACCAGCCCGCTGTCGCACCCACGCCGCCCCAACCGCCGGGGGTGGTGACGGGGGCCGACATCGGCACCGGTCAGATCGTGTTCGACGCCCCCAAGACCGCGGCCGATCTGGCGGCCCTGCGGGAACGTCGGGACCTCCTCTCCAACCAGCTCTCGAACGTCACCAACCGCCGGTCGAGTCTGGTCCGTGAGCTGCAAAAGAACCCCGAGGGTGTTGCGCGGACTGGCGTGGAGAATCGCATCCGCGAACTGGACCAGCGGATTCTGCAGATCGAGAAGGACATCGAGGTCAACAGCCGCCTGATCGCCAACGCGCCGCTGAGTCTGGGCGCCGAGACGTCGTCGTCAGACAATCCGACGTTGCCACCGGGGCAGCTGTCGAGCGGGCAGATCACGGCCATCTCCATCGTGGGCACGATCGCGATCGGGCTGCCGATGGCGATCGCCATTGGGCGCACGATGTTCCGCCGCCTCGGGGCCCCGAAGCCGGCGCCGCAGATCCTCGAAAGCGCGCAGCGCCTCGAGCGCATGGAGCAGGCGATCGATGCCATGGCCGAACAGGTTGAGCGCATTTCCGAAGGGCAGCGCTTTGTCACGCAGCTCATGGCCCCCAAGCAAGGCCAGGTCGCGATTCCGGCGGCGCCGGTGTCCGAGCGCGTGGGCGGCTGATTGGCGGCGGCGCGCGTTCGCGCGCTAACGCCGCGGAGCCCTACGCCGGTAGATCGTCGACGGTGTTATCGCCGAGCATGGTACTCGACCGGCGCACGATGCCGGAGGTGATGCGCGGCACCACGCCGCCGCGCAGGCGCTCGTAGTTCATGCGAAAGAGTTCCACCGCAGCGGGGACATCATGCTCGCTGCGAAGGCGGAAGCTGATCCACCCCGACTGCGGCAGGGTGTGATGCGCCGCAGCGCGACCGGCGGCGACGAGATCGCGTCGCATGCGCACACTCACCAGCAGATCGGCGACGCCACCTACATGCACATGCCCGACTTCGCGGGTTCCCAGTCGGAACTCGACGCCGCCAAAGCGGTGCGGGCGCTCTTCGATGCCGTCCCACTCGCGCACGATGTTCGCGATGACGGCGCCGAAATCAGTGGTGGCCAGGCAGACCCCTCACGTGGGTGATGTGAAGAGCATGCAGCGGAAATGCGGAGAACGCAAATGGCGGGCGGACGCCGGTACTGCGGAAGCCTGAACGGCGGAAGCTGGACTACGGGAGCTGGACGGCGGGACGAGCGGGGGTCAGTGAGGGCAGATTGACGTGAGGTCGGCGACGACGGGGAGATGGTCGGAGGGGAAGCGATTCTCTAGGCGATCGGTGAGGGCGGCGTGACGCAGCACCGCGATGGGCTCCGAGACCAGGACGTAATCGATGCGTCGGCCGGGCTCGATCGCGGTGAAGGCGTTCCAGCTTGACGCGGGACCGTAGTGGCCGCTGCGACTCACCACGAACGCGTCGCGCAGCGGCGCAGCGCCATCGGCGATGACCTCGCTCGTGAGGACGCGGTACGGCGCGCTTGTGGGATCGGCGTTCAAGTCACCGGTCATGATGATCGGTTGCCCGTGGGCGAGGGTGGCCAGGCGGCGCCGGATCAGGCGTGCGCTCTCGATCCGGGCGTTCTCGCCCATGTGATCGAAGTGCGTGTTCAGCTGCAGCCAGCGACAGCCCGACGCGCGGTCGCGGAAGTGGGACCACGTCGCGATCCGCTCAAGGGCCGCATCCCAGCCCTTGCTGGCCACGACCTCCGGTGTGGTGGAGAGCCAGAACGTCCCGCTGTCGACGAGCGCGATGCGGCTGGTGCGGTAGTAGATCGCGCTGAACTCGCCGCCGGTCTTGCCGTCGGCGCGCCCCACGCCCACGCGCGCAAAGCCCGGGAGTCGCACATCGAGGTCCTCGAGCTGTCGCTGCAGGGCTTCCTGCACGCCGATGACATCCGCGCCGTGGAAGCGGAGCAGGGCGCCCACCCCATCGCGGCGATTTGGCCAGGCGTTCACGCCGTCACCGGGATTGTCGTAGCGCAGGTTGAAGGTCATGACGCGCAGCGGCGCGGTCGTGTCGCGGCGGCCGGAGTGCAGCGGAGCCCGGCAGGCGGCGAGGGCCGCCAGACTGGCGGCCACGAGGGCACGGAGGAGAGGGCGCATGTCCCGTGACGATGGCGCCAAACGCACGACGGCGGAAGCCAACTCGCTTCCGCCGTCGTGAACGCCAGCAACTGCGCCGCCCTTACACCGGGAAGAGCATCTCCCGGTAGCGCGGCAGCGGCCAGCAGTCATCGGCCACGGCGAGCTCGAGCGCGTCGCAGGCGTCGCGCACTTCGCCCATCGTCTCGCAGCTGATGGTGGTGAGATACTGCGCCTGCCCGCCGATGTCGTCGTGCATGTGCTCGGCCTTGGCGATCACCTTGGCGAGCTCCGCCTTCTTCTTCTGCAGCGTGGCGATGAGCTTCGACACGCCGTTGGCGGCGTCCACCACCGGCTGCATGTTGATGCCCGCGGCCGCGCCCTGACCGGCCGAGCCGGCGAGCTGGCCGAGGTACGCGTACGACGCCGGCAGCACCTGCGTGTCCACCATCTGCTGCAGCGTGTGCAGCTCGATGAGGATGTCCTTGATGTACCGCTCCATGCGCACGTGATAGCGGCTTTCGAGTTCGACCTCGGTCAGGATGCCGGTGTTCTTGAAGAGCGTCTTGGCGCCGTCCGTGAGGAGCTGCGCCAGGGCTTCCGGCGTGCGGCGGAGGTTGAGGAGGCCACGCTTGGCCGCTTCCACCACCCACTCGTCGGAGTAGTTGTTCCCTTCGAAGCGCACCGCGGCGGTCTCCTTGAACGCCTTGCGCACGACCTTGAGGATCGCGTCGTCGGTGCTGCTCTCGCCCTTCATCTCCTTGCGGAGTTCTTCCGTCACGTCGGCGATCGCTTCGGCCACCGCGGCCTGCAGCAGCATCACCGGGAAGGCGATGCTCTGCCCACCGCCCACGGCGCGGAACTCGAACTTGGCGCCGGTGAAGGCAAAGGGCGACGTGCGGTTGCGGTCGGTGTTGTCCTGCTCGACTTCGGGGAGCTTGGCGACGCCGAGCTTGAGCATCGCCTGTTCGGCGTTGCGCGGGCTCGTCTTGCCGGCGGCGATGTCTTCGACGACCTGCGTGAGGCCCGAGCCGAGGAACGCCGAGATGATGGCCGGCGGCGCTTCGTTTGCGCCGAGGCGGTGTTCGTTACCCGACGTGGCAATACCGGCGCGGAGCAGGCCGGCGTGCTTGTGCACACCCTTGAGCACCGCGGCCAGGAAGAGCAGGAAGCGCACGTTCTGGTGCGGCGTCTTGCCCGGCTTGAGCAGGTTCGTGCCGGCGAGCTCGTTGTCGGACGTGATCGACATCGACCAGTTGCAGTGCTTGCCCGAGCCGTTGATGCCGGCGAAGGGCTTCTCGTGCACGATGGCCTGCAGCCCGTGACGGAGCGCGACCTTGCGCAGGACGCTCATCACGAGGTGGTTGTGATCCACCGCGATGTCGGAGTCCTCGAAGATCGGCGCCATTTCGAACTGGCTCGGTGCGACTTCGTTGTGGCGCGTGACGATGGGCACGCCGAGCTTGTAGAGCTCCTGCTCGACTTCGCTGATGCACGCCTGGACGCGCTCGGGGATGCCACCGAAGTAGTGGTCTTCGAGCTGCTGGCCACGCGGCGGCGCCGCACCCACCAGCGTGCGGTTGCCCATCACGAGGTCGGGGCGGAGCGCAAAGTGCGCGCGGTCGATGAGGAAGAACTCCTGCTCCACACCGAGCGTGGTGTTCACGCGGAGCACGCCCTTGTCGCCGATGAGCTCGAGGAGCTCCATGGCGTTGTGCGAGAGGATGTCCGAGCTGCGGAGCAGCGGCGTCATCTCGTCGAGCGCCTCACCGTTGTAGCCGATGAAGACCGACGGGATGCAGAGGTACTTCACGCCACCCGTTTCGCTGATGAACACCGGCGAGGCCGGGTTCCACGCGGTGTAGCCGCGCGCTTCCCACGTCGCGCGGAGACCGCCCGACGGGAACGACGAGGCGTCCGGTTCCGACTGAATGAGCTGCTCCCCCGAGAACGACTCGATGGGCAGGTTGTTCTCATCGAAGTTCAGGAAGGCGTCATGCTTTTCGGCCGTGAGCCCCGTCTGCGGCTGGAACCAGTGCGTGAAGTGCGTGACGCCATGGCTGATCGCCCACTCCTTGATGACCTGCGCCACGACCGGCGCGATCTCGCTGTCGAGCTTTTTGCCGAGGCGGATGGAGGCCGCGAGCTTCTTGTAGACATCCTTGGGCAGCTTCTGGCGCATCTGGCGGATGCCAAACGTGTTGACGCCGTACCAGGTGCTGGTGGGGAGCTGCACGCCATCGGCTTCCGGGCGCTTGGTGAGGCGAACCGGGCGGTGCGTGATCTCGCGCATGGCGGAGATGCGCGAATTGTTGTTGTTGGCCATGAGCAGGGCGAAGTGAGAGGAGGCGACGGGTTGGAGAAAGGGTCCGGACCGTGTCGCCCACAGATTCGTGCACAGCGTGCAGGAATATCGCCCATTTGGGAGCCGAATCCAATGTCCACGCGCTGGAATGCGCGGCATCTTCTGCTGAAATTGCACGAAGTGTCACACACCAGGGTGGGGAATCGGTGTGTAACGAAGAAAAGCCGAACCGCCGTTATGGAATGGGCGGCCCGGCCCCGGCGTAGCCGCTCTGAGTGAGGATTCCGGCCGGATCTCGGAGTTCGATCAGCTCCCGCACCGCCTGCGCCTTATTCGCGGCCCGGTTGTAGTAGGCCTGGGCGATCCGGAAGCCGATGAAGTAGCCGAGGTCACCCGGCCGCCCGCCGGTGGTGCTCCCCTGGTTGTAGAGCCAGCGGCTCACATCGCTGCCGTCCTTCTCCTGCAGGAATTCCGCGAAATAGGTGGCTTCGTTGGCCTGCCAGGTGCGGAAGAACGTGCGGTACGAGGGCTGTCCGGCTACCAGGCTGGCGATGAACTCGGCCACGCCTTCGTGCAGCACGCGCGCGTAGAGCGGCGCGCCATTCCGGGCGGAAGTGGCGCCGGCGCGCAGCGAGAGGTAGTGCGTGTGCTCGTGCGCCACGAGTGGCGCGAGGTCGGTGGCCCAGCTCTTCTGGTTGTCGCGGGCGAAGCTGTTGAGCGCGCCCAGCGGTGCGTTGGCGTCGGTGCCAAAGAACTCGAAGCCCACGAGCAGCCCGCTGGTCCCCGCCGTGCCGGCCGTGCTGTAGCGCCCCACGAGGAGCGTGACGGGCGGGAAGAAGGCGTTGGGATAGAGCTGCTTGATGGTGGCGTAGTTCGCGCGGATGGTGCTCAGCACGGCGGTGCGATTGGCCGTGGTCCACCACGTGTGCAGTGCATCGAGATACGCGGGGTACGCGGTCGCGACCTGCACGAGTGAGGTGGCGGTGAGCTGGCGCAAGCCGATGAACTCGCGCAGGCCGGCCGTGGCACTGTCGAGATAGCGCCGCTGAAACGCGGTGCTGTTGCCGCTCTTGCCGCCGGCGTCGTAGGCGCGCCAGTAGCGATCGACATCATCCGTCACCAGCTGCGCGAGCGCCGGATCGGTGGGATACTCGGCGGGCGCCGCGGTGGGGGCATCGTGGCCGCCGCAGGCAGTGAGCACGAGGAGCGCGGTGACGGCACGCAAGCGTCGCATGCCTGATTGGACGCAAGGCGGCCGCAGAGGGTTTCGCGAGTGCTAGCTTTCGACATGCGCCGAATTCCCGTCTGGATATCCGGATTGTGTCTCGCTCTCCCACTGGCGTGGTCGCTAGCGGCCTGCGGTGCCAAGGAGCCTGCCGCGACGCCCGCCGCATCATCGACACCAGCGGCGCTGCCCCCCGTTCCGCGTCCGTCTTCGCCCAGTGACGCGGCCTGCCCGCGCGACGGTACGTGGAAGCCGTGCGCTCTCGAGGACCGCATCAGCAAGGCGGGGATGGTGGCCAAGGTGCTCGACAGCGTGCGCGTCCCGTTCTTCAAAACGCCGGGGACGCGCTATCGCATTGGCAAAGAGGCGCGCATGGTGGTGTTCTATGGCGCCGATTCCGCCGCGCTGCACTCGGCCACGGCGGGGCTCGATCCCTTCCGCCTCACGCCACGCGGCGACACGATCGGCGCGTGGCCCTCGGCGCCGCGCGAAGTGATTCGCAGCGCCAATCTGATTGCGGTGCTCTTCGACGTGAATGCCACACAGGCGGAACGGGTGCGCCTGGCGATTACCGCCGGCGCGCCGCTCACGAACCCCTCGCTGATGCTGGCACCGAGCGATACGCAGACGGTGCGGAAGCTGCCGGCGGTGCCGGCGCGTTAGCGGTTGACATATCGTATGTCAGATTGGTAGCATACGATATGACGCGCACGACCGTTCGCCTTCCCGACGATCTCCTCGAGCGCGCGCAGGCGCACGCGGCGCGAACGGGACGCACGTTCACGCAGCTGCTGGCCGACGCGCTCCGTTATGAACTGAGCCGCGGCGCACCGGCCCGACGGGTGATGGAGCCGCTGCCCACCTACGGCGGCCAGGGGCTTCAGCCCGGGGTGGATCTGTCGAGCACCAGCGCGTTGCTCGATCGCATGGACGATCTCTGACACCGGCCGATGTATCTGGTCGATGTGAACGTGCTCGTGGGGGCGATGCGGACGGATGCGCCGCGTCATGAGGTGATGCGCGCGGCGCTGGATCGGTTGCGGGTCGGACCAGAGCCCTTCGCCCTCTGCGAACCGGTCTATGCCGGCGCGCTGCGCATTCTGACGCATCCCAAGATCTTCCGGCCACCGACGCCGGTTTCGGATGCGCTTCGATTCGTGCAGACGCTGCGCGACACGCCAACGGCGGTGACGCTCGCACCCGGTGCTCGCCATTGGTCACTCTTCACCGATCTCGTGGCGCACACCAACGCCTCGGGCAATCTGGTCGCCGACGCCTGGCTCGCCGCGCTCGCACTCGAGCACGGCTGCACCATGTTGAGCGACGATGCCGACTTCGCGCGATTTCGCGGGCTGCGCTGGGAGCGCCCGGACGATCTCGGTTCGTAGCGCGCCTTACCCGGCCTTCCGCACCGGCGCCTTGTCCTGGCTCTCCATCGCCGCACCGAGCGCTTCGGCGGTCCACACGATGGCGTTCGTGTAGTACTCGCTGATCTTCGCCGGATCGACGCCCATCTCCTTCGCGATTTCGGTCGCGTTTTCGAAGAGGCCGAGCTCGTAGCTTTCGGCGAACATGATCGCGTTGGCGTACGGGCCCTCGCGCTGCAACAGCGCGGTGACGGCTTCGTCGCTGAGCACGACGCGCTCGAGGATCTCTTCGAGCGGCATGCGGAAGACGGCATCGAGCAGCGAGAAGAGCCCCACGAGGAACAGCGTGCCGCTGTCGCGGCCACCGCCCACGAGCTGTTCGAGCAGACGGCCGCGTTCGACGGCCTGACGCACCAGCTCCTGGTCCACGCCCGTTCGGCTCTTGCGCGTCGCGGCCACGGCCACGGCGAGCCAGCGTAGGAACGCGTTGCGGCCAATGAGGCGCAGCGCCTGCCCGATCGAGGCCACGCCCCGTCCGCCCAGCGCGGCGCTGTTCACCAGGCGCAGCAGCTGGAAGGTGAGCACGGGATCGGTGGCGATCACATCTTCAAGCTGGCGATCGCTGCAGTTCTGGTCGCGCGCGAGCCCCATGAGGCGCATCGCGGCCACCGTGCTCTGCGGCATTTCAGCGGTCGGCAGCGGCTCGGGGCGGCTGAAGAAACTCCCCTGGAAGCCATCGAAGCCGCGCTGCAGGGTGGCCTCGAACTGCTCGAGCTCCTCGACATTGTAGGCAATGAGCTGCGCGGGCTTGGCGGCTCCGCTATGCTTGACGCGGTCGCAGATCGAGCCGATCAGCGCCGCATCGCCACTGCGGGCGTTGACGCGCACCCAGCTCACGAGCGGCAGCAACGCCTCGGCCGGCGAGGGATTGATGCCGGCGTCTTCGAGGGCGATCAGCCCGCCGTTGTTGCGATACCGGTGCACCGCCTCGACCACCGCGTCATCGACCTCGAGGTCGCGCGGCAGCATGACAATGGCGGTACCCGGTTCAGCCACCAGGAACGCGTCCTCCACAAGCTGCTCGCGCGTCGCCAGAACGAACGCGGGCATCTTGTTGCGGACGAGGTCGAAGCTGCCGCTGAGGAAAGCGCGCGCAAACGCGTGCTGTCCGTCCTCGACGTCATTGAACCGGATTTCGTAGCCAATCAGGGCTCCGGTCTTTCCGAAGACCGGCTGGCGGACGAGGCAGATGTCGGACATAGGGCGGCAAGGGCCGGCAAGGGGTGGCGCGACCAGTAGGGTTCTGGCGACAATAGGACGATTCAGGCGCCGCCGAGGACACGCCCGGTCCGGGCCCCGGCCTTTTGGCCGACTCGGCGCCTCCCCCAGCCCCACCCGATGAGTCTCTCGACCCTCGATGGCTCCCTGCACCGCGGCTGCGGTGGCCGGTACGCCCTCCAGACAGAAACGGTGACCATGCGCCTCTCGGGCATGGCGGCCGAGGTGACGCGCGAGTTCTACCGCTGCGAGAAGTGCGGACATGAACAGCGCACCATCGACCAGCGCGACGCGGCCGAAAAGGCGGCGACGGAGTCGATCCGGGCGGAGCACAACCTCCTGGCCCCGCGGGCGATCCGGCAGCTCCGGGAGTCACTGGGGCTTTCGGTGGCCCAGTTTGCGGAGCTGATCTACGGGACGCCGAAGGGGATTGTGGACGGCTGGGAGAAGGGGAAATACCTCCAGAACCGCGACGCGGATGCGCTCATCCGCTCGCTGCTGGACCGCGAGACGCTGGAGCGGCGCGCGGCCAAGGCGGGCGTTACGCTGCCCGCCCTGACGGCTGATGGCTCGCCGGCGGCGGTAGGGAAGCCGGACGCCTCTGAACCTGCCGACGCTTCGGGCGCGGCGTAGAGGGTTTGGCGCGGCGGCTCGGCGCCGGCGAGCCGCTGCTCGGGGGAGTCTCCCGGGTTCGGAAACGCTGCGCGTTCCGAAGCCGGGAGACCTCACCCCTCGCATCGCCTCGCCGGCGCCGGCCGGGCGGGCACCGTTCACCGCTCAGATGTCAGATGGTCGGATGGCGCCGGCGCTTCGCTGGGCGCGACGGGGGACGCGGAGTGGTTTCGCGTCGGAATGATGACACGTGGGGCTCGCTCCGGTGCTAGGCTGCGGCATGTTCCGGAGAATGGCTCACGCGGAGGTGGATGCGCAGATGCGCCGGCAGAAGCAGGCCATCGCGGCGGCGCTGGTTGCGGCCGTGGACGGCTGGCCGGCGCCGGAGGCGGGGGCGTGGCTCGAGATGAGTGCCGGCCTCGTGAGCGACCTCAAACGCGGGCGCGTGGATCGGGTGTCGATGGATCGGTTGCTGCGCAGCGCGATGCGACTCGGTCTCACTGTTCACGTGGATGTGCGAGCGCTCCCCGCGTCGCCTCCCGCGCCGCCCAGCGAAGCGCCGGCCTCCGTGTGGCGGCGGGACAGTGCCGGCACAGGGGTGGGTCTCCCGGCTTCGGAACGCGCACGCGTTTCCGAACCCGGGAGACCACCCCGAAGCCGGCAGTGACCCGCCGCCACGCGCACCAACGCCTCTCCCCTCTGAAACCGAACGCAGGGCGCCGCGTTGGGAGAGGCGAATCGTTAGGTTGGCACGACACCCCACGACCCGCTCCGCTTGTCTGACTCGCTGATTGCTGCCCGTGCCCTGACGCGACGCTATGGTGCCGTGACCGCGCTCGATGCGCTCACGGTGGACATTGCGCCCGGCATCACCGGCCTCGTGGGCGCCAACGGCGCGGGGAAGAGCACGTTCGTGAAGATCCTCCTCGGGCTCGTCGAGCCGAGTGACGGGAGCGCCAGCGTGATGGGGCATGATGTCACGCGCGAGCGCGACACGATCCGCGCGCTGGTGGGCTACATGCCCGAACACGACTGCCTGCCGCCCGAGATGAGCGCGACGGAGTTCGTGACGTTCATGGCGCGGCTCTCCGGCTTGCCGGCCACCGCGGCGCGCGAGCGATCCGCGGAAGTGCTGCGGCATGTGGGGCTGTTCGAGGAGCGCTATCGCCCGATGGGCGGCTACTCCACCGGCATGGCGCAGCGCGTGAAGCTCGCGCAGGCGCTCGTGCACGATCCGCGCGTCCTCATTCTCGACGAGCCCACCAATGGGCTCGACCCCGCTGGCCGCGACGAGATGCTCGCGCTCATCGTGCGCACCGGGCGCGAGTTCGGGATCTCGGTGCTCGTGAGTTCGCACCTGCTCGGCGAGCTCGAACGCATCTGCGATCGCATCGTGATGATCGACTTCGGGCGGCTCGTGCGCGCTGATGACCTCGGGGCGCTCACGGGCGAGACCGGGACGCTCATGATCGAGATCGACGGCGATCCGGAGGCGCTCGCGGCGCAGCTGACTGCTGCGGGGCTGCTCGTGCGGGCGGAGCGCAACCGCGTGCTGGTGGAGCTGCCGGAAGGCGAGGCGGCGGCGCAGCGGGCGTATGACGTCGTGCGGGATGCCGCGGTGGCGCTCGATGCCGGGGTGCTGCGGCTGGAGCGGCGGCGTGGGCATCTGGAGGCGTTGTTCGCATGAGCGACGCGACCGCAGGGCGCCGCGCGACGCCCACACCAGCGGGTGGGTCGGTCATCCATGACCTTGGCTATCGCCGCTACGAAGGGCCACGCGCTGGCGTGCGCGAAGCGCGGCGCGCGTTGTTCTGGCAGGGGTTCCGCGCGCTCTTCGGGCTCGGCCGGCCCGCCAAGTCCAAGGCGATCCCGGTGTTCGTGCTCATCGTGACGATGTTGCCGAGCCTGGCGAGTGTGGTGGCGTCGGGCGCGTCGAACGGGCAGGTGCCGGTGAACTACGCGGCGCTGATCGCCGGGCAGACGCTGCTCTTCGTGCTGTTCATGGCGGCCCAGGGGCCGGAGCTGATGAGTCGTGATCAGCAGCATCGCGTGCTGCCGCTCATGTTCACGCGCACCGTGACGCGATCGCAGTACGCGTTCGTGCGGTGGCTGTCGGTGTTCAGTGCGGTGCTGTGTGTGGCGTTGGCGCCGCTGCTGTTGCTGTGGATCGGACAGATCGGCGTCGCCAAAGATCCGGCGGCCGCGTTCACCACCGTGGGCCCCCGGATCGGGCCGGTGCTGCTGCTCGCGACCACGATGGCCTGGGTGATCGGCAATGTGGGGGCGTTTCTGTCGAGCCTCTCACCACGCCGGGCGTATGCGACGGCGGCGGTGATCGGGTCGTTTCTCGTCTGCATTGCGATCGGGTCGGCCCTGCGCGACCTCGCAGGCCTGTCATACTACATCGCGGCGTACGTGGACCAGATCGAAGGGATGCGCACGGTGGCGTTCATTCTGTTCGGCGAAACGACACGTGGCATCGAGCTGCATCCGCCGCCGCCGGTGTGGACGTTTCTGCTGACGGAGTTCGCGGTGGGTGCGGCCGGCCTGGCGGGGCTCTTCTGGCGCATGCGCCGGGTGGACGCATGAGTGCGCCGCCGCTCGTCTTCGAGAACGTGTCGCACTGGTATGGCGATGTCGTGGCGGTGAACGACATCTCCGCCACCGTGAACGCCGGCATCACCGGGCTGCTCGGGCCGAATGGCGCCGGCAAGAGCACGCTGCTGCAGCTGGCGGCCGGGCTCGTGCGCCCGTCGAGTGGCGTTGTGCGCGTGTACGGCACCGAGCCGGTGGAACGCCCCGAGGTGTTCCGCCAGGTGGCGCTCGTGCCGGAGCGCGAAGCGATGCCTGGCATGCTGACGCCGCGCCAGTTCGTGGAGGCACGCGCCACGCTGCTCGGTGTCCGCGATGTGAAGGACGCCGCGAAGCGCGCCATTGCCACGGTGGACCTCGAA contains these protein-coding regions:
- a CDS encoding amidohydrolase, which gives rise to MTTSAHPVTPLAEIDGLLEQVVAWRRHLHMHPEVAFHEVETSRFIAETLSAIPGLIVTRPTATSVLAVLATGRPGPTVAVRADIDALPILEENDVSYRSTRDGAMHACGHDGHTAIVLGLATLLARHRDALQGEVRFIFQHAEELAPGGAEELVQAGVMTGVEQVIGLHLWASLETGKIGIISGPAMAAPDNFQCHIIGRGGHAAIPQDCVDPIAIGAQVVSALQQVVSRGVDPLDPVVLSVTQFIAGTAMNVIPNSAYLAGTVRTFDATLRTTVPAQMERVIAGVTSAFGATYDFTYEHGYRPVVNDVALAARLSDVVRRTFASDTLVELRPTMGGEDFSAYQQKAPGVFAFVGAGNVAGGIVHPHHHPRFQIDERSLAIGLRYLAAATLDLLQTA
- a CDS encoding DUF5519 family protein; its protein translation is MREWDGIEERPHRFGGVEFRLGTREVGHVHVGGVADLLVSVRMRRDLVAAGRAAAHHTLPQSGWISFRLRSEHDVPAAVELFRMNYERLRGGVVPRITSGIVRRSSTMLGDNTVDDLPA
- a CDS encoding endonuclease/exonuclease/phosphatase family protein; this translates as MRPLLRALVAASLAALAACRAPLHSGRRDTTAPLRVMTFNLRYDNPGDGVNAWPNRRDGVGALLRFHGADVIGVQEALQRQLEDLDVRLPGFARVGVGRADGKTGGEFSAIYYRTSRIALVDSGTFWLSTTPEVVASKGWDAALERIATWSHFRDRASGCRWLQLNTHFDHMGENARIESARLIRRRLATLAHGQPIIMTGDLNADPTSAPYRVLTSEVIADGAAPLRDAFVVSRSGHYGPASSWNAFTAIEPGRRIDYVLVSEPIAVLRHAALTDRLENRFPSDHLPVVADLTSICPH
- a CDS encoding glutamine synthetase III, whose amino-acid sequence is MANNNNSRISAMREITHRPVRLTKRPEADGVQLPTSTWYGVNTFGIRQMRQKLPKDVYKKLAASIRLGKKLDSEIAPVVAQVIKEWAISHGVTHFTHWFQPQTGLTAEKHDAFLNFDENNLPIESFSGEQLIQSEPDASSFPSGGLRATWEARGYTAWNPASPVFISETGGVKYLCIPSVFIGYNGEALDEMTPLLRSSDILSHNAMELLELIGDKGVLRVNTTLGVEQEFFLIDRAHFALRPDLVMGNRTLVGAAPPRGQQLEDHYFGGIPERVQACISEVEQELYKLGVPIVTRHNEVAPSQFEMAPIFEDSDIAVDHNHLVMSVLRKVALRHGLQAIVHEKPFAGINGSGKHCNWSMSITSDNELAGTNLLKPGKTPHQNVRFLLFLAAVLKGVHKHAGLLRAGIATSGNEHRLGANEAPPAIISAFLGSGLTQVVEDIAAGKTSPRNAEQAMLKLGVAKLPEVEQDNTDRNRTSPFAFTGAKFEFRAVGGGQSIAFPVMLLQAAVAEAIADVTEELRKEMKGESSTDDAILKVVRKAFKETAAVRFEGNNYSDEWVVEAAKRGLLNLRRTPEALAQLLTDGAKTLFKNTGILTEVELESRYHVRMERYIKDILIELHTLQQMVDTQVLPASYAYLGQLAGSAGQGAAAGINMQPVVDAANGVSKLIATLQKKKAELAKVIAKAEHMHDDIGGQAQYLTTISCETMGEVRDACDALELAVADDCWPLPRYREMLFPV
- a CDS encoding DUF2268 domain-containing protein, whose product is MRRLRAVTALLVLTACGGHDAPTAAPAEYPTDPALAQLVTDDVDRYWRAYDAGGKSGNSTAFQRRYLDSATAGLREFIGLRQLTATSLVQVATAYPAYLDALHTWWTTANRTAVLSTIRANYATIKQLYPNAFFPPVTLLVGRYSTAGTAGTSGLLVGFEFFGTDANAPLGALNSFARDNQKSWATDLAPLVAHEHTHYLSLRAGATSARNGAPLYARVLHEGVAEFIASLVAGQPSYRTFFRTWQANEATYFAEFLQEKDGSDVSRWLYNQGSTTGGRPGDLGYFIGFRIAQAYYNRAANKAQAVRELIELRDPAGILTQSGYAGAGPPIP
- a CDS encoding ribbon-helix-helix domain-containing protein — its product is MTRTTVRLPDDLLERAQAHAARTGRTFTQLLADALRYELSRGAPARRVMEPLPTYGGQGLQPGVDLSSTSALLDRMDDL
- a CDS encoding PIN domain-containing protein codes for the protein MYLVDVNVLVGAMRTDAPRHEVMRAALDRLRVGPEPFALCEPVYAGALRILTHPKIFRPPTPVSDALRFVQTLRDTPTAVTLAPGARHWSLFTDLVAHTNASGNLVADAWLAALALEHGCTMLSDDADFARFRGLRWERPDDLGS
- a CDS encoding HDOD domain-containing protein produces the protein MSDICLVRQPVFGKTGALIGYEIRFNDVEDGQHAFARAFLSGSFDLVRNKMPAFVLATREQLVEDAFLVAEPGTAIVMLPRDLEVDDAVVEAVHRYRNNGGLIALEDAGINPSPAEALLPLVSWVRVNARSGDAALIGSICDRVKHSGAAKPAQLIAYNVEELEQFEATLQRGFDGFQGSFFSRPEPLPTAEMPQSTVAAMRLMGLARDQNCSDRQLEDVIATDPVLTFQLLRLVNSAALGGRGVASIGQALRLIGRNAFLRWLAVAVAATRKSRTGVDQELVRQAVERGRLLEQLVGGGRDSGTLFLVGLFSLLDAVFRMPLEEILERVVLSDEAVTALLQREGPYANAIMFAESYELGLFENATEIAKEMGVDPAKISEYYTNAIVWTAEALGAAMESQDKAPVRKAG
- a CDS encoding helix-turn-helix domain-containing protein, coding for MAHAEVDAQMRRQKQAIAAALVAAVDGWPAPEAGAWLEMSAGLVSDLKRGRVDRVSMDRLLRSAMRLGLTVHVDVRALPASPPAPPSEAPASVWRRDSAGTGVGLPASERARVSEPGRPPRSRQ